In Saccharolobus solfataricus, a genomic segment contains:
- a CDS encoding DUF1286 domain-containing protein: protein MRLRTHYVFSTGLLTLLDSGIFHEYFYYTLILCGIVSVIGNSLIDRIGHKEIITRYGYISMRTPLTHTIPRSVVWGIISIIPIFILLLIYYYGLNYHEYYLFSINNRVILLTLLNGIVVGPSHMLLDVFTERGIYVKKYGKWRRFALAHFKYDNPAINGLAIIVGIIMIYLAYL, encoded by the coding sequence GTGAGGCTTAGAACCCATTACGTCTTCTCGACTGGCTTATTAACGCTTCTAGACTCTGGCATCTTTCACGAATATTTTTATTACACTCTAATCTTGTGTGGAATAGTTTCAGTAATAGGGAACTCCTTGATTGATAGGATTGGCCATAAGGAGATCATTACTAGGTACGGTTACATCTCAATGAGGACTCCATTGACTCATACAATTCCTAGAAGTGTGGTCTGGGGAATTATATCCATAATACCAATTTTTATCCTTTTATTAATTTACTATTATGGGCTGAACTATCATGAGTACTATCTCTTTTCCATCAACAATAGGGTAATATTACTTACACTGTTAAACGGTATAGTTGTGGGACCTTCACACATGCTATTAGACGTTTTTACTGAAAGGGGAATTTACGTTAAAAAGTATGGGAAATGGAGGAGATTTGCCTTAGCTCATTTCAAATACGATAATCCCGCAATTAACGGTCTAGCAATAATTGTCGGTATCATAATGATATATTTAGCTTACTTATGA
- the ssh7a gene encoding chromatin protein Ssh7a, with protein MATVKFKYKGEEKQVDISKIKKVWRVGKMISFTYDEGGGKTGRGAVSEKDAPKELLQMLEKQKK; from the coding sequence ATGGCAACAGTAAAGTTCAAGTACAAAGGAGAAGAGAAGCAAGTAGATATAAGTAAGATAAAGAAGGTATGGAGAGTAGGCAAAATGATAAGCTTCACCTATGATGAGGGTGGAGGAAAGACTGGTAGAGGAGCTGTAAGCGAGAAAGACGCTCCAAAAGAACTACTACAAATGTTAGAGAAGCAAAAGAAGTAA
- a CDS encoding NAD(P)-binding protein, producing the protein MDLSKLLVPIRVGDVVLKNRIAMSPMISNLGTPEGYPSDAHIAYLAERAKGGVGLIITEYTYVNHVDARGSVNELGMYSDELTPKFTRLTELIHALGSKIFVQLVHVGRKTRKDIIWGNKPIAPSPIPIMDEVREMTKEDIERVKNDFINAAIRAKRAGFDGIELHGAHGYLIAQFLSPATNKRGDEYKDGVKFVEEILKGIREKVRITVGIRISVTEFDNGGLTPEIVAEIGKRLEKAGIDYIHLSAGRDGPLGSSMPYYYKRTSFLEEAKVVRDTVKIPIFLVGSIITPQDAIKAREIADVVVLGRQLLADPYWLEKAKRDLPIRPCIRCNQSCRGVVYKEVRCDVNPELGWELLPPLEKGRGEVTVVGGGVMGLEAARVLALRGFAVTLYEQNNKLGGQFLLYRDPWKVNEFQALIDYYERELRRLNVEIKLNVKMECSDCIMAIPDYEIPKMPDVKGEKVLIDSNLYVYHDYAFELAKYNEVYMTERSFKGLDRTREYLLRKELSEVGVKFIEESNSIKFDVEIHDIVDDQPSIGKAIQRGYWLGRSFKSY; encoded by the coding sequence ATGGATCTATCGAAGCTACTGGTTCCAATAAGAGTTGGTGATGTGGTCTTAAAGAACAGAATAGCCATGTCACCAATGATTAGCAATCTAGGTACACCTGAGGGTTACCCGAGCGATGCTCATATAGCTTACTTAGCTGAGAGAGCTAAGGGAGGAGTTGGGTTAATAATAACGGAGTACACTTACGTTAACCACGTAGATGCTAGGGGGTCTGTTAACGAATTGGGGATGTATTCAGATGAGCTAACACCAAAGTTTACGAGGTTGACTGAGTTAATTCACGCTTTGGGAAGTAAGATTTTCGTGCAGTTAGTTCACGTTGGCAGGAAGACTAGGAAGGATATAATTTGGGGTAACAAACCCATAGCTCCTTCACCAATTCCAATAATGGACGAAGTAAGGGAAATGACTAAAGAGGATATAGAGAGGGTTAAAAACGATTTCATAAACGCAGCAATAAGGGCTAAGAGGGCTGGATTTGACGGAATAGAACTTCACGGAGCTCACGGATACTTAATCGCACAATTCCTTTCCCCTGCAACTAACAAAAGGGGTGATGAATACAAAGACGGTGTAAAGTTCGTTGAGGAAATCCTCAAGGGTATAAGGGAAAAAGTTAGAATCACTGTAGGTATAAGGATCAGTGTAACCGAATTCGACAATGGGGGCTTAACTCCAGAAATTGTGGCTGAAATAGGTAAAAGGTTAGAAAAGGCTGGAATAGATTACATTCACTTATCAGCTGGAAGAGATGGTCCTTTAGGTTCTAGCATGCCATATTATTATAAGAGAACATCATTCCTTGAGGAGGCGAAGGTAGTGAGGGATACGGTCAAGATTCCAATATTTCTCGTTGGGTCTATAATAACTCCACAAGATGCGATTAAGGCCAGAGAAATTGCCGATGTCGTTGTGTTAGGGAGACAATTATTAGCTGATCCCTATTGGCTTGAGAAAGCTAAAAGGGATTTGCCAATAAGGCCATGTATTAGGTGTAATCAGTCGTGTAGAGGAGTTGTCTATAAGGAAGTAAGATGTGATGTTAATCCAGAGTTAGGTTGGGAGCTACTGCCCCCGCTAGAGAAGGGTAGAGGAGAAGTTACTGTGGTGGGTGGGGGAGTAATGGGTTTAGAAGCTGCTAGGGTTTTGGCCTTAAGGGGCTTTGCAGTAACCTTATATGAACAAAACAATAAGTTGGGAGGGCAGTTTCTACTTTACAGAGATCCTTGGAAGGTTAATGAGTTTCAAGCGTTAATTGATTACTACGAGAGAGAGTTAAGGAGACTTAATGTAGAGATTAAGCTTAACGTTAAGATGGAGTGTTCTGACTGTATAATGGCTATACCGGACTATGAAATACCTAAAATGCCAGATGTTAAGGGGGAGAAAGTACTAATAGATTCTAACCTTTACGTTTATCACGACTATGCCTTCGAATTGGCCAAATATAACGAAGTTTACATGACTGAGAGGTCCTTTAAGGGGCTGGATAGAACTAGGGAGTACTTGTTAAGAAAGGAGTTAAGTGAGGTAGGTGTGAAGTTTATAGAGGAAAGCAACAGTATCAAATTTGATGTGGAGATACACGATATTGTCGATGATCAGCCAAGTATTGGTAAAGCTATACAAAGAGGTTACTGGTTAGGTAGGAGCTTTAAGTCATATTAA
- a CDS encoding FkbM family methyltransferase produces the protein MRIEELKPKPPSLKEYLKVKPLGFSSGLFLYYIYLKTYINLRYFNRFPKINEGYTKLLKVKYDGMYWYVRKENLVHDIWIILLHNEPEVRKWISFEKDMIFVDVGAYIGSYTIRAGIRGANVIAFEPNPVSFKILELNVKENEIESKVKLFNNAVWSRSGKIELFANNDMTSAYNNKGNKIVVNAIALDSLNLKRVNLLKVDVEGAELEVLKGAMNTLDVTDKILIEVRKEFERNIDDLLRSKGFKLSKVDTTYDSIGNFLYEKSS, from the coding sequence TTGAGGATAGAGGAGTTAAAACCTAAACCTCCATCACTTAAAGAATACCTTAAGGTTAAACCTTTAGGCTTTTCATCCGGATTATTTTTATATTATATCTACTTAAAAACTTACATTAACTTGAGATATTTTAACAGATTTCCTAAAATAAATGAAGGATATACTAAACTGTTAAAGGTAAAATATGATGGCATGTATTGGTACGTAAGGAAGGAAAACCTTGTCCACGATATTTGGATTATACTGCTTCACAATGAACCAGAGGTTAGGAAGTGGATTAGCTTCGAGAAGGATATGATATTCGTTGACGTCGGAGCTTATATAGGTTCATATACCATAAGGGCTGGAATAAGGGGTGCAAATGTTATTGCTTTTGAACCCAATCCTGTTTCCTTTAAAATCCTAGAGCTTAACGTTAAGGAAAACGAGATAGAAAGCAAGGTTAAACTTTTCAATAATGCGGTATGGAGTAGATCTGGTAAAATCGAACTATTTGCTAATAATGATATGACTTCAGCCTATAATAACAAGGGCAATAAGATTGTCGTTAATGCAATTGCTTTGGACTCTCTCAACTTAAAGAGGGTAAATCTATTAAAGGTTGACGTTGAGGGTGCAGAGTTGGAAGTATTAAAAGGAGCCATGAATACTTTAGATGTAACTGATAAAATTTTGATAGAAGTTAGGAAGGAATTCGAGAGAAATATAGACGATTTATTACGAAGTAAGGGATTTAAATTATCAAAGGTCGACACAACTTATGATAGTATTGGAAATTTCTTATACGAGAAATCTTCATAA
- a CDS encoding acyl-CoA synthetase: MVSYEEVRRSFSWNEVIKFLDKNPLDVLTSHDGIAIKRFTKDVVEDISFSDLKRKALRLALYLREFHDVKKGDVIAVLASKKIEQVIVLLATFSLGAIYQPLFTAFGPEAIKMRTRDAKPKVIFYQDDQKDKVSDAIPFSKFDELLSYGELKNIEKINWDDPIVLLYTSGTTGAPKGALIAKRLLLNTYVYMKYGIGIRDSDVFWNPADPGWAYGLYYGIIGPLMFGKTVIFLDEPFNPERTMEFMEEKKVTNFAFAPTAYRMIAGTIKRKYDLVLERASSAGEPLNPEVIRWFMDNYNVTIKDHYGQTEVGMVVYNGWGYETKIKIGSMGLPAPGYEIDVIEDTIAVKRDSPGFHFLGYLNNPEKTKESFRGDWYLTGDNAYKDEEGYFWFVGRKDDVVKVSGYRVGPFEVESVLLEFPAVLESAVVADEDPIRGQWCFTKLFHLKDIILVLSKRD, translated from the coding sequence ATGGTGAGTTATGAAGAAGTTAGAAGGAGTTTTTCATGGAATGAGGTAATTAAATTTTTAGATAAGAACCCACTAGACGTGTTGACTTCTCACGATGGCATAGCAATTAAAAGGTTCACTAAGGACGTTGTAGAGGACATAAGCTTCTCAGATCTTAAAAGAAAGGCGTTAAGACTTGCCTTATATTTAAGAGAGTTCCATGACGTTAAGAAGGGAGACGTGATAGCTGTATTGGCTTCAAAGAAAATAGAACAAGTTATAGTACTTTTGGCAACGTTCTCTCTGGGAGCAATTTATCAGCCATTATTCACTGCATTTGGACCGGAAGCGATTAAGATGAGGACTAGGGATGCAAAGCCAAAAGTTATCTTTTACCAAGATGATCAAAAGGATAAGGTAAGTGACGCGATACCTTTCTCCAAGTTCGATGAATTATTAAGTTATGGTGAATTGAAGAATATTGAAAAGATAAATTGGGATGACCCAATAGTTTTACTATACACTTCTGGTACTACTGGAGCGCCTAAAGGAGCGCTAATCGCTAAGAGATTATTACTCAACACTTATGTTTACATGAAATATGGTATAGGTATTAGGGATAGTGACGTATTTTGGAACCCTGCAGATCCTGGATGGGCTTATGGATTGTATTATGGTATAATAGGACCACTGATGTTCGGAAAGACCGTTATTTTCCTTGACGAGCCGTTTAACCCGGAGAGGACAATGGAGTTTATGGAGGAGAAAAAGGTTACTAATTTTGCCTTCGCACCCACGGCATATAGGATGATAGCTGGAACGATTAAGAGGAAATATGATTTAGTATTAGAAAGAGCTAGTTCTGCTGGTGAACCACTTAACCCAGAAGTTATAAGATGGTTTATGGACAATTACAATGTTACTATCAAAGATCATTACGGACAAACCGAAGTTGGAATGGTTGTTTACAACGGCTGGGGATATGAAACAAAAATAAAAATAGGGAGTATGGGACTACCAGCTCCCGGTTATGAGATAGATGTAATAGAGGATACTATAGCTGTCAAAAGGGATTCACCGGGTTTTCACTTCTTAGGATATTTAAATAATCCTGAGAAGACCAAGGAGTCATTTAGAGGCGATTGGTACTTAACCGGTGACAACGCGTATAAGGATGAGGAAGGATATTTCTGGTTTGTTGGAAGGAAGGATGATGTGGTTAAGGTATCCGGTTATAGGGTTGGACCATTTGAAGTTGAGAGCGTACTTCTAGAATTTCCCGCAGTACTAGAGTCGGCTGTTGTTGCCGACGAAGATCCAATACGGGGACAGTGGTGTTTCACCAAATTATTTCATTTGAAAGATATAATATTAGTCCTTTCAAAAAGAGATTGA
- a CDS encoding transposase has product MQTMILPKTELKSLAITLATNNINVISQDLDPEIVKAAPSLLTGNRGKYYLKVVRRGEKVISKGQRTFKFYPIYREVKGEINVVAVDETGLTVGEKEQEKAEGFLLYNWKRKGVKMRSLDLVYPLRLPLLVEVADLRSDSPSQFLLRSVREVSQYMEIDYVVADAGFLNLGVIKEMPVKTIVRGKSNLKGFKELSNVPLVEKRYEVKDKVYVAYRVLEFEGLYYYDVVYVKGKPRHFIFVTNFEGDPYELAELYRLRWQVEEGFKVRKARIRYVRKLSNKIFLFLYYTVLDSAWNLVNHLLFNFKSTCKKVLSFDSFVKLL; this is encoded by the coding sequence ATGCAAACCATGATATTACCCAAAACGGAGCTGAAGTCCCTCGCTATAACTTTAGCAACAAACAATATTAACGTTATCTCTCAAGATCTAGACCCGGAAATAGTGAAAGCAGCACCATCCTTGCTAACCGGAAACAGAGGAAAATACTACTTGAAGGTAGTAAGACGAGGCGAGAAAGTAATTAGTAAAGGTCAGAGAACCTTCAAGTTCTACCCAATCTACAGAGAAGTAAAGGGAGAGATCAACGTAGTCGCTGTAGATGAGACCGGATTAACCGTGGGAGAAAAGGAACAAGAAAAAGCAGAGGGCTTTCTACTCTACAACTGGAAGAGAAAAGGAGTAAAGATGAGATCCTTGGACCTCGTATATCCCTTAAGGTTACCCCTCCTAGTGGAGGTAGCAGATTTGAGAAGCGACAGTCCATCACAGTTCCTACTCAGGAGCGTGAGGGAAGTAAGCCAATACATGGAAATAGATTACGTTGTAGCTGACGCCGGATTCTTGAACCTAGGGGTCATCAAGGAAATGCCCGTGAAGACCATTGTGAGAGGAAAGTCGAACTTGAAGGGATTCAAGGAACTATCTAACGTTCCATTAGTTGAGAAGAGATATGAGGTTAAGGACAAGGTTTACGTTGCGTATAGGGTCTTGGAATTTGAAGGGCTTTATTATTACGATGTGGTTTACGTTAAGGGGAAGCCGAGGCACTTCATCTTCGTGACGAACTTCGAGGGAGATCCCTATGAACTGGCTGAACTCTATAGGTTGAGGTGGCAGGTTGAGGAGGGTTTTAAGGTTAGGAAGGCAAGGATAAGGTATGTTAGGAAGTTGAGTAATAAGATCTTCTTGTTCCTCTATTACACGGTTCTGGATTCTGCGTGGAATCTAGTGAATCATCTTCTCTTTAACTTCAAGTCCACGTGTAAGAAGGTTTTGTCCTTCGATTCATTCGTCAAGCTTCTCTAA
- a CDS encoding NCS1 family nucleobase:cation symporter-1, which translates to MSDQEINHVNLDLTEYNQGRAVVPDNYYNPNIAPLSKNSKTWTWVNYTTIWAGMIHNVPAFMLAGLLTFEFGPLIALTVIAIAYFTLLIALYLNGHIGVKWGVPFPSSIRPMFGIRGARIPVIMRAISALFWFSVETYAGGLILDALISIFYPLWSTFSVNLLGMPLHMALSFFLFWLLNVLVLFKGMDEIKKFELIAGPLVIIILGGLMIHVATLANGLSPLFQIKASNVSLPNIALGISTMAGFWATLVLNIPDFTRFSRSQKDQLIGQAIGLPILTLLFSFIAVGLTSAVIYIYNIPSSEAINYVNPVNIMFLFTNNPYITLVLGISLVIATISVNVAANIVSPVYDLISLFPKRLNTWSKSAIVSAILGLLYSPWLWYNNASSIENVINLIGAGLGSVAGVMIAHYWILEKTEIKLAELFKPNGRYWYVSGYNINALIAMVIGFSVPVIGFLVPQLALLYDYGWYLGLFLSLMIYLGLEKKRIT; encoded by the coding sequence ATGTCAGATCAAGAAATAAATCACGTTAATTTGGACCTAACAGAATATAATCAAGGAAGAGCTGTAGTACCAGACAACTACTACAATCCAAATATAGCGCCCCTCTCTAAAAACTCAAAAACGTGGACATGGGTAAATTACACTACAATATGGGCTGGGATGATTCATAACGTCCCTGCATTCATGCTTGCTGGGTTATTAACGTTTGAGTTCGGTCCGCTAATAGCCTTAACTGTTATTGCAATAGCATATTTCACTTTGCTAATAGCGTTATATTTAAATGGGCACATTGGTGTAAAATGGGGAGTCCCATTTCCCTCGTCAATTAGACCAATGTTTGGAATAAGGGGTGCTAGAATACCAGTAATAATGAGGGCAATTTCAGCATTGTTTTGGTTCTCAGTTGAGACCTATGCCGGTGGTCTAATTTTAGACGCTCTCATCTCAATCTTTTACCCATTATGGTCAACGTTCTCAGTAAACCTCTTAGGAATGCCACTCCATATGGCGCTTTCGTTCTTCCTCTTTTGGTTACTTAATGTATTAGTCTTGTTTAAAGGAATGGATGAGATAAAGAAGTTCGAACTAATTGCTGGTCCCTTGGTAATAATAATTTTAGGGGGACTAATGATTCACGTAGCTACCCTTGCAAATGGCCTATCACCATTGTTTCAAATAAAGGCCAGTAACGTTTCGTTACCTAATATAGCCTTAGGGATATCCACAATGGCGGGATTTTGGGCAACTTTGGTCTTGAACATTCCGGACTTTACGAGATTCTCTAGAAGCCAAAAGGATCAATTAATAGGACAAGCTATTGGTCTGCCTATACTTACGTTGCTTTTCAGCTTCATAGCAGTTGGTTTAACGTCTGCAGTAATTTACATTTACAATATTCCAAGTAGTGAGGCGATTAATTACGTTAATCCGGTTAATATAATGTTCCTATTTACTAATAATCCTTACATAACGTTAGTTCTTGGAATTAGTCTTGTTATTGCGACAATCTCAGTAAACGTTGCCGCAAACATTGTATCACCCGTTTATGATTTGATAAGCTTATTCCCGAAGAGACTAAACACTTGGTCAAAATCTGCTATTGTGTCTGCAATTCTAGGTTTACTCTACTCACCATGGTTATGGTATAACAATGCTTCAAGTATAGAAAATGTAATAAATTTAATTGGTGCTGGACTAGGTTCTGTCGCTGGAGTTATGATAGCTCACTACTGGATTTTAGAAAAAACTGAAATTAAACTAGCAGAGCTATTTAAGCCAAATGGAAGGTATTGGTATGTATCGGGTTATAATATTAATGCATTAATTGCAATGGTAATAGGGTTTTCTGTTCCAGTAATAGGGTTTCTAGTTCCTCAGTTAGCTTTGCTATACGACTACGGCTGGTATTTAGGACTATTTTTGAGTTTAATGATATACTTAGGTTTAGAGAAAAAGAGAATAACATAA
- a CDS encoding APC family permease, producing the protein MTSVTNSDKLLRKELSLLDLTFLSLSAMIGSGWLLASLSVASLAGPSGVFSWTIAGIMVMFIGLAYAELGSSIPKTGGIVRYPFYSHGSYTGFVIAFLYLLSAISTPSIEALATIEYLTSVNPTLSKLLTNSTVVNGTQVTVLTLPGLLLSILLLFIYFVINYYGIKILGKTNSAITVWKLIIPVVTFILLFFAFKSNNFTNYGGIFPQSVASNYVGPVGMLYAIPSAGIIYSYLGFRQPIEYSGEAKNPEKNVWRAIILSIVIAILIYTFLQIAFIGAINWESARITPGNWSALLNSKWANSPFYSELEAEGIAVTGAWGYVLLIDAILSPTGTGLVYTGTSARTLYGLSAEEYFPSIFKKLNSYRIPIWSLVGSLIASIIFLLPFPSWYLLVGFNSSATVLTYIMGGIGLQTLRKTAPDLKRGIKIPWASLVAPVATIVSLLIVYWAGFTTLFYIVSILFIGIPIFWVNYAVKVLGLKKWVGVSLGITQLIVNIALTIFGYYNLVLNNDSPMLYFVLFILMELVPLVVAYLTINDNGKVHLRSGFWLMGLIFTIYIISYLSEFGPLGSSAPIEFPYDIAIISIVGLIFHYLAVLSGFRTKEIEEIIEDQKERRD; encoded by the coding sequence ATGACAAGCGTTACCAACTCAGATAAGTTGCTAAGGAAAGAGTTAAGTCTCTTAGATCTGACCTTTTTATCTTTAAGTGCAATGATAGGTTCAGGTTGGTTACTAGCTTCCCTAAGCGTAGCATCCTTAGCTGGACCTTCTGGAGTTTTCTCTTGGACAATAGCTGGGATAATGGTAATGTTTATAGGGTTAGCTTACGCCGAACTCGGAAGTTCTATACCTAAAACTGGAGGGATAGTAAGATATCCATTTTATTCCCACGGAAGTTACACCGGATTTGTCATAGCGTTCCTATATCTTCTCTCGGCGATCTCTACACCTTCTATAGAGGCTTTGGCAACGATTGAATACTTGACTAGTGTGAACCCTACTTTGAGTAAATTGCTTACTAACTCAACAGTTGTTAACGGCACACAAGTTACTGTATTAACGCTTCCCGGATTACTTCTTTCAATCCTTCTATTATTTATCTATTTCGTAATAAATTATTATGGCATAAAGATCTTAGGGAAAACGAACTCGGCTATAACAGTTTGGAAGCTGATCATACCGGTTGTTACATTTATATTACTATTTTTTGCATTTAAATCAAATAACTTTACAAATTATGGAGGAATATTCCCACAAAGTGTTGCATCTAATTACGTAGGTCCAGTTGGTATGCTGTATGCGATACCCTCGGCTGGGATAATTTACTCATATTTAGGGTTTAGACAACCAATAGAGTACTCTGGAGAGGCTAAAAATCCAGAAAAGAACGTATGGAGAGCCATAATTCTCTCAATAGTAATTGCCATACTAATTTACACTTTCCTACAAATAGCCTTTATAGGTGCAATAAATTGGGAATCTGCTAGAATAACCCCCGGCAATTGGTCAGCATTGCTAAATAGTAAGTGGGCTAATAGTCCATTTTACAGCGAGCTGGAAGCTGAGGGCATAGCAGTGACTGGAGCCTGGGGATACGTACTATTAATAGATGCAATTCTATCTCCCACTGGAACTGGATTAGTCTATACTGGGACATCAGCTAGAACGCTTTATGGCCTATCAGCAGAAGAATATTTTCCATCAATATTTAAGAAATTAAATAGCTATAGGATTCCTATATGGTCCTTGGTTGGATCCTTAATAGCAAGTATAATATTCCTACTTCCGTTTCCAAGTTGGTATTTGTTAGTTGGATTCAACTCCTCAGCTACCGTACTTACGTATATTATGGGTGGAATAGGTTTACAAACGTTGAGGAAGACTGCTCCCGATTTAAAGAGAGGAATTAAGATACCATGGGCAAGTCTAGTAGCTCCAGTAGCTACAATAGTTTCATTGTTAATAGTGTATTGGGCAGGGTTTACAACATTGTTTTATATCGTATCAATTTTATTTATTGGAATTCCAATCTTCTGGGTAAATTATGCTGTAAAGGTTCTAGGACTAAAGAAGTGGGTTGGTGTTAGCTTGGGAATAACACAGCTAATTGTAAATATCGCATTAACCATTTTTGGTTATTATAACCTAGTTTTGAATAACGATAGTCCTATGTTATACTTCGTTTTATTCATATTGATGGAATTGGTGCCCTTGGTAGTAGCTTATCTAACTATAAACGATAATGGGAAAGTACACTTGAGGAGTGGATTTTGGCTTATGGGCTTAATTTTTACAATTTACATTATTAGTTATCTCAGTGAGTTTGGACCATTGGGTAGCTCTGCTCCTATAGAATTTCCTTATGATATTGCAATAATTTCGATAGTAGGTCTAATATTCCATTATCTAGCAGTTTTAAGCGGTTTCAGAACCAAGGAAATAGAGGAAATTATTGAGGATCAGAAGGAGAGAAGAGATTAA